TCGATGTAATCGAAAATATCTTCCTTAGCTTTTTCTCTATTTTTGTATTTTCTTCGCTTGATCCGTTCACGTTTTAGCAACTGAAAGAAGCTCTCAGCAACAGCATTATCATGGCAGTTACCTCTACGACTCATACTGAGTGATAAATTATGCTCAGCAGCAAATCGTTGCCAGTCATAACCTGTAAATTGGCTGCCTTGATCGGAATGTATAATAACCGTTTGCTTAGGTTTTCTTCGCCATACAGCAGCGAGTAATGCACTTAAGACTAAATCAGTATGCATCATCGATTGCATCGACCAGCCAACGACTTGCCGAGAAAACAAGTCGATAACTACGGCTAAATAGAGAAAGCCTTCGTGCGTATCAATATAAGTGATATCAGTTACCCAAGCTTGATTTGGCTGTACTACATCAAACTGTCGTTTTAACTGGTTATCTGCGACCACAGAAGGCTTAGTGCCATAGTTGCCTTTGCGCTTCTTATAGCCGACTTGAGCTTGAATGCCTGATAACTGCATTAATCGATGAACTCTATTCTTTGAGCAAACTTCACCTAAATCCAACATATCACTTTGAATTTTGCGATAACCGTAAACGCAGCCGCTTTCAAGCCAAGACTGTTTGATTAAACCCGTTAAGCGCTTGTCATCCTTAGCTCGCTTGGATTCTGGCTTTTGCAACCAAGCATGAAAGCCACTGCGGTGAACTTGCAACGCTTGGCACATCAGCTTTATGGGGTATTGGTTGAGCCGAGACTTTATGAACGTGTACTTTTCTTTGACTCGCCCGCAAAGTACACGGCGGCTTCCTTTAATAGATCACGTTCTTGTTGAGTACGCTTTAGTTCTTTCTCAAGCGCTTTAATACGCTTTTCTTGCTCGGATAATTCTTGGTAGTGTTCGCTGTTACTGCCATAGCGTTTTAACCAGATATAAAGACTATTTGTCGAGATATCTAACCGTTCTGCAACGCTTGCAACGGAGTGACCTTTTTCAGTCACTTGCTTAACGGCCTGAACCTTAAATTCTTCGGGAAATCTTTTAGCGCTCATTCATCCTCCTAGGACACAAAGTTTACAACTTATTTGTGTCTAGGAAAATCTGGTCGATTCATACTCCCGTTAGAGCCTAGATCTAACGTTCCATTATTCTCAATTAAATTGTTATTAACTAAAGTGCCATTTCTAATTAACGTAGTATCTTTATTTGTTTTAATGGTACCGTCATTGATTATGCTTCCTTTAAAGTTCAGCGTACCTGATTGAACTTCAACGGTTCCGGTATTATTAAATGCAACACCCGCTTCAACGACACTTTCTCCATCACCTGCTGATTTGACAAATAAGCCTTCGTTATTGATGGTTCCTTTGCCTTGTCCCGCTTTTCCTTCAATTCGATTACAACTGCTTGGCCATGAGCATATGACATGTTCGGAATGCGTTCCTCCGATAATGTCACCATCACCATTTAGATCATATATAGAATCAGCTGTATTGTTAAAGGTTGAGGATTTATCATAACGGCTATTATATCGCTGATTGTAACTATTAAACGCTAAGTTTGAATCGCCTGATTGAGTGATAGTCCCTTCGTTCGTCAGCACTCCGCCATATTGAATTGTTTTGTTACCATCACCGATTAATTCGAAATCATCTGACTTATTTACAAAACCACTTCCTGTGATGTAACCTGACTTCCAAACAAGTTCGCCATTATTAATCGTTTCTCCATTACCGCCAATACTACCACCGTCAAGTTGTACCGCTGTATCAAAGTCTAGAGATAGCTTGCCACCAGATTGAGTCTTAAGACTACCCGTTACAATTATCTCTCCAATATCGCCCGTAAGCGATGTTTCCGTGCCTGACTTACCTTGAATGCCATTAATCAATAACGTGCCGTCACCCGTAAAATTAGCTGCACCATTGACACCTGTACCAACGTCAATACTTGAATTAGTGCCAACCGAGTAATTAGCGTTGTGGTCGTTACCTCGAATTACGCCCGAAGTGTTATCTGCATAAACATAATTGCTATTATCTCGGCTACCGCCATTTAGATTGAGTGCAGTGATTTCTCTGGCTGTATACTGTCCGCCATCACCATTAGCTACATTAATGGTTAATGTACCCGACTGAACTTCAACGGTTCCGGAATTATTAAATGCAACACCCGCTTCAACGACACTTTTTCCATCACCTGCTGATTTAACAAATAAGCCTTCGTTATTGATGGTTCCTTTGCCTTGTCCCGCTTTTCCTTCAATTCGATTACAACTGCTTGGCCATGAGCATATGACATGTTCGGAATGCGTTCCTCCGATAATGTCACCATCACCATTTAGATCATATATAGAATCAGCTGTATTGTTAAAGGTTGAGGATTTATCATAACGGCTATTATATCGCTGATTGTAACTATTAAACGCTAAGTTTGAATCGCCTGATTGAGTGATAGTCCCTTCGTTCGTCAGCACTCCGCCATATTGAATTGTTTTGTTACCATCACCGATTAATTCGAAATCATCTGACTTATTTACAAAACCACTTCCTGTGATATAACCTGACTTCCAAACCAATTCACCGTTGTTAATGGTTTCACCGCTACCGCCAATTGAGCCGCCATCTAAAATTACTGTGTTATTGAAATCGATGTTAAGTTTTTCACCACTCTTTGATAACAAACTACTAACAACTGAAGTTTGGTATAATTCTGAGTGTTGACGCATAGCACCTGTTAGTTGGTTATACTCTTTAGCCGTATCATATGTTTCTAACATTTCCTCTTTAGTCGGAAATGTCTCATTTAACTGGTTAGCATATGCCACAAGCTGTTCTGCAGCTTCTTTTTGCGTAAATATATTGCCCGATATAGATACAGTAATTAAATCACCTATACTTGCGTCTCCCCAGTTTTCTAAGGTTTCAATGATGTCATTGACGGCTTCACGTTTGTGTTCTAATCGACGTTCAATATACGCTTCAAGCTCTTCACGACTCAGCTCAGGATT
This Thalassotalea euphylliae DNA region includes the following protein-coding sequences:
- a CDS encoding IS3 family transposase (programmed frameshift); this translates as MSAKRFPEEFKVQAVKQVTEKGHSVASVAERLDISTNSLYIWLKRYGSNSEHYQELSEQEKRIKALEKELKRTQQERDLLKEGRRVLCGRVKEKYTFIKSRLNQYPIKLMCQALQVHRSGFHAWLQKPESKRAKDDKRLTGLIKQSWLESGCVYGYRKIQSDMLDLGEVCSKNRVHRLMQLSGIQAQVGYKKRKGNYGTKPSVVADNQLKRQFDVVQPNQAWVTDITYIDTHEGFLYLAVVIDLFSRQVVGWSMQSMMHTDLVLSALLAAVWRRKPKQTVIIHSDQGSQFTGYDWQRFAAEHNLSLSMSRRGNCHDNAVAESFFQLLKRERIKRRKYKNREKAKEDIFDYIEMFYNSKRKHGYLNNQSPTDYDKTYFMNQENV